A genome region from Triticum aestivum cultivar Chinese Spring chromosome 2B, IWGSC CS RefSeq v2.1, whole genome shotgun sequence includes the following:
- the LOC123043260 gene encoding uncharacterized protein, protein MASSRAPTAAWSSSCQPSKASPGTDPRHRASSSHMPGRAIEPPAEAVLRHPMLFFASPHAPKAGNRLPASKFSASTSRAACTLAKPDSQPWSPSSPRRFNSAAAPSSSGARARAQARPRPTSLCRSVRRPWCRDPPLPCPASLCSRAAWVDAVSAPKPLTLRQGTTISSHACAPVLQPSPPHAAGTLAPRGRIQPVPGRRKPPHCPCAPASSLSRSRPPLVFPPRPSL, encoded by the exons ATGGCCTCTTCACGAGCTCCAACTGCCGCCTGGAGCTCAAGCTGCCAGCCGTCCAAGGCCTCGCCAGGAACGGACCCGCGACACCGTGCCTCGTCCTCGCACATGCCCGGCCGCGCCATCGAGCCCCCCGCAG AGGCAGTGCTCCGCCACCCGATGCTGTTCTTCGCGTCGCCCCACGCTCCCAAAGCTGGGAACCGGCTCCCCGCCTCCAAGTTCTCGGCATCGACGTCCCGTGCTGCCTGCACCCTCGCCAAGCCCGACTCGCAGCCGTGGAGCCCGAGCTCGCCAAGGCGCTTCAactccgccgccgcgccatcttCTTCAGGCGCTCGAGCACGAGCACAAGCTCGCCCGCGCCCCACCTCTCTCTGCCGCTCCGTCCGCCGCCCGTGGTGCCGTGACCCGCCACTGCCGTGCCCTGCATCGCTCTGTAGCCGCGCCGCCTGGGTCGATGCGGTCAGCGCTCCCAAGCCGTTGACCCTGCGCCAGGGGACGACCATTTCCTCCCATGCGTGCGCGCCCGTGCTCCAGCCCTCCCCTCCCCATGCTGCCGGCACACTCGCGCCACGGGGCCGTATCCAGCCTGTGCCTGGACGACGGAAGCCCCCCCACTGTCCGTGCGCTCCGGCCAGCTCCCTGTCGCGCTCGAGACCTCCTCTAGTCTTCCCGCCGAGGCCTTCCCTGTGA
- the LOC123038827 gene encoding disease resistance protein Pik-2, with protein sequence MVRPAANYADGVAQALVGKLGQLLSEEYHLLSGVRGEVAHLRDDVSIMNALLRMLSEADDGSVNHFVREWMKQVRELAYDGEDCIDIFVLRISCAPRIPRMLGGARHLVVTLRARRRLAADIQALRARAAALGERRVRYGVDGQTLRPSVSFGSSATVASSSADVARASTANDPGQLVGIKDQVESLSDKVKSMEMTSDNQPDRRLKVFSIVGFGGLGKTTLAVEVCRKLKEEFTCQAIVSVSQAFQPSKDMAGLLGRIHQQVMKEKKGFHEEIAPTTTLSELLAEKRCWSPGARRHRRR encoded by the coding sequence ATGGTTCGCCCGGCGGCGAACTACGCGGACGGCGTAGCTCAGGCCCTTGTGGGCAAGCTCGGGCAGCTGCTGAGCGAGGAGTACCACCTCCTCAGCGGCGTCCGCGGCGAGGTCGCCCATCTGAGGGACGACGTGTCCATCATGAACGCCCTCCTCCGCATGCTCTCCGAGGCCGACGACGGCTCCGTCAACCATTTCGTTCGCGAGTGGATGAAGCAGGTCCGCGAGCTCGCCTACGACGGAGAGGACTGCATCGACATCTTCGTGCTCCGCATCAGCTGCGCCCCGCGGATCCCCCGGATGCTCGGCGGTGCCCGGCACCTGGTCGTCACGCTTCGGGCACGGCGCCGTCTCGCCGCCGACATCCAGGCCCttcgcgcccgcgccgccgcgctgGGCGAGCGCCGCGTGAGGTACGGCGTCGACGGGCAGACGCTTCGACCGTCCGTGTCTTTCGGCTCCAGTGCCACTGTGGCGTCGTCGTCTGCGGATGTGGCCCGCGCGAGCACTGCCAACGACCCTGGCCAGTTGGTCGGCATCAAGGACCAGGTTGAGAGCTTGTCCGACAAGGTGAAATCCATGGAGATGACGAGTGACAATCAGCCTGACAGGAGGCTCAAAGTGTTCTCCATCGTGGGGTTCGGGGGACTCGGGAAGACGACGCTTGCCGTGGAAGTGTGCCGCAAGCTGAAGGAGGAGTTCACCTGCCAGGCAATCGTATCGGTTTCGCAGGCGTTCCAGCCCAGTAAAGACATGGCTGGGCTGCTAGGACGCATCCATCAACAGGTCATGAAGGAGAAGAAAGGATTCCACGAAGAGATTGCTCCAACCACCACGCTCAGCGAGCTTCTCGCGGAAAAGAG